In Pantoea cypripedii, the DNA window AATGCCTTTTCCGCCTTTCCAGGTCCGTATGGAAACGTTGGGCAAGAAAACCCCGGCCAGCAATGGCGCGCCTGCGGCACGTAATTTTAAATCGGGTGGATTGTAAATAAAAAGGTCGCCATTAATGGCGACCCTACAGGCTGGATGACGTAGGGTGCACATTTATGTGCACCTGATCAGCACAGGTTATTTCACAAACGCCTCGCCCTGAGCGATATCTTTTTTCAGCGTATCCAGCATGCCGGTGAGTGCCTGCTGCTCAAAAGCACTGAGCGGTCCGAGCGGTCGCCGCTCGATGATGCCATTTTTGCCCAGCAGCAGCGGCTGTGAGAAGAATCGGGCGTATTCGCCATCCCCCTCCACATAAGCACATTCCACGACATTGGCTTCGCCCTGCATGGCGCGCACCAGCGACAAACCAAAGCGTGCTGCCGCTTGCCCCATCGATAGCGTCGCAGAACCGCCACCTGCCTTGGCCTCCACCACTTCGGTACCGGCGTTTTGGATCCGTTTGGTCAAATCCGCCACCTCCTGCTCGCTGAAGCTGACGCCTTTCACCTGCGATAGCAGCGGCAGAATGGTGACACCCGAATGGCCCCCCACCACCGGCACGTCAATTTCGCCCGGTTGTTTGCCTTTCAACGCCGCAACAAAAGTATTGCCACGAATAATATCCAGGGTGGTTACGCCAAACAGCCGGTTCTTGTCATACACCCCGGCTTTCTTCAGCACTTCCGCAGCAATCGCTACCGTGGTGTTGACCGGGTTGGTGATAACGCCAATCAGGGCTTTTGGTGCGGTACTCGCCACCTGCTCAATCAGGTTGCGGACGATTCCTGCGTTAACGTTAAAGAGGTCGGCACGATCCATGCCGGGTTTACGTGCCACTCCGGCGGAGATCAGCACCACATCGGCCCCCTTCAGTGCGGGCGTGGCATCTTCACCACTGAAACCCTCAACTTTCACTGCGGTGGGAATATGGCTGAGATCCACAGCCACACCCGGCGTTACCGGGGCGATGTCATAGAGCGAGAGAGCTGAACCTGCGGGTAATTGGGTCTTGAGCAGCAGTGCAAGCGCCTGGCCAATACCACCAGCGGCACCGAGAACGGCAACTTTCATCCTGGACTCCTTATTAAGGTGGGGCAGAGATATGCCGGGTTTCCATCAGGTTACGAGTGTAATCAACTTCTCAGGCGATAGCGACAAGGCCCGTCGCGCGATAAATATTGACGCCGCAATTCGGCTCCCGAGACATCCACACTTCAGAAGTCGCCTGAATGATCATAGGTCGCAGCCAGAAGACAGGGGGTCGGCAATGATCAGTCATTTTGTTGTTACCACTTCAATAATATAACAACATTGCAACCTTCGCTTTTGCGTGCCACCCCGCGATTTTGGCGCAGCGGTAAATCTCTGTTATGATCGCCGCCCCGCTGGTTTTCCCGGCGAAATTCTCACCTGGTTTATTGCATAAAAATTCATTTAAATGCATAATAATTTATCTGCTACGGGCCTGTTGCCCGATGCATCCCTCTTTTTATTGGTAACCTATGCGAAACCCATCTAAACAGGACGAGCTGATCAAGGCGTTCAAGGCCCTATTGAAAGAAGAGAAATTCAGCTCTCAGGGCGAAATTGTGCAGGCATTGCAGGAAGACGGCTTCGAGAATATCAACCAGTCAAAAGTTTCTCGTATGCTTACCAAGTTCGGCGCGGTGCGTACCCGCAACGCAAAAATGGAGATGGTGTATTGTCTGCCAGCCGAATTGGGTGTCCCCACCACCACCAGCCCGCTGAAAAACCTGGTGCTGGATATCGACTATAACGATGCACTGGTAGTGATTCATACCAGCCCCGGCGCTGCTCAGCTGATTGCGCGCCTGCTGGATTCCCTTGGCAAAGCTGAAGGCATCCTCGGCACCATCGCGGGTGATGACACCATCTTTATTACCCCCGCGCGTAGCTTTACCGTGAAGCAACTGCACGATGCTATTCTGGTTTTATTCGAACAAGAGCTATAAAACCCTGCCTGCTACCGGCAGATTACCTGCCGGTAACAATCCCGCCATCTCCCCCTGCAGTCGTCACGCTTAAACCAAAACCTCACGGAAACAATGCATTAAGCATATTCCCGCCAGTTCTCACGCTTTGGGATAATTGGTAGGACCTTTTGGCCTGCTTAACCTTTCGCGCTATTTTACACTGCTTTACATACCAACATCAGCCATATTACCCACCCACTGCGTACCAGCCAGCTGGATCAACCGGGATATTTCGCACAGAAAGATAAAATGACATAGCCCCTTGTTTTTACATGTAATTAACAGCGATAGAACAGAAACCAGGCGGTTTTTATAACTCTCAGTTATTAAAAGTTGTCATAAGGACAAAGAATAACAACCAAACATTATTAGCTGAATATTAATTTCATGGGTGATTAGATCTATACTTCTTTTCGTGATGCAAATCACAGTGAATAAAAAGATAAAAAACAAAAGACGAGGAAATAATCATGAAAGTTAAAACTACTATCGCAACCCTGAGCATTCTATCTGCCCTGTCATTTGGCGCTTTTGCCGCAGAATCTATTAATGCCGATCAGGCCATGAATCTGCAACCGGTTGGCACCATCAGTGTCAGTGGCACCGCCGGTTCGCCGATGGATATCCATCAGCAACTGAGTGAAAAAGCAGACCAGCAAGGTGCTAAAGCTTACCGCGTTATCGAAGCGCGTAATGACAACACTTATCACGCTACCGCTGAGCTTTATAAATAAGTCACTGAAACAAGACGCAGTGTGAATGGCGACCCCTTTGAGACGCGATTGCGCTCAGGTTGCCACCCCAAATTCAGGAGAGTGAATCATGAAAACCAAATTATCTATCGCAGTTCTGAGCCTGGCTTCCATTCTTTCTTTCGGTGCCAGCGCTGCCAACCTGATCACTAACGAACAGGCCGACACCATGAATCTGCAACCGCTGAATCAAACCATCAGCGTAAGTGGTCGTGATGGCGACCAGACCAACATCCGTCAGGAGCTGTCAGCGAAAGCGGATGCTCAGGGTGCCAGCCACTACCGCATCATTGAAAACAATCAGAATGACACCTACCACGTCACTGCTGAATTGTATAAATAATCGATAAATGATTATCCGGCGCCGCACAGGCGCCTGGATATGAATCGACGACCCGCTAACCCCTTACTACCGCAGGTTGTTGATTGCCAAAGGAGAAAAAACAATGAAAATCAAAACAACCATCGCAACCGCTAGCCTGCTCTCAGTCCTCGCCTTTGGTGCGTCAGCCGCACAACTGGTCACTGCAGAACAGGCTCAGAATATGCAGCCTGCGGGGACAGTAACCATCAGTGGTACTGCCGGTGCGCCTATGGATTATCGTGCTGAGCTGTCACAGAAAGCCGATGAACAGGGTGCCAGCGCCTATAAAGTGATTGAAGCCCGTACCGGCGACAACTATCACATCACTGCTGAACTGTATAAGTAATTCCTCGTCAACTGCTTGACGAACCCTTTGGCCCCGCTCGCCGGGGCCCTTTTTGTTGTTACTTCACATTAAAGTGGAGCCGGCCTTCCAGCTCCTCTTCTGCTTCATCAAATAACAGAATCAACGCGCCATAGCGGCGCTTCTGTCCCTTTCCTAAGTGAATAAATTCAATCTCCAGCGGCAACGGCAATTGATCGCCGGTCACCGCTTCCCAGAGATCGTCCAGATCAATAATCGCCAGATCCGCCAGCGCAAAACGGTCGCTGAACTGACGGAAAAAATGCGCCTGATCGACGATTTCATCGAAATCAAAACGTTCGATTCTCATCATGACGATCCTCTCTGTGCCACTACCCGTTAAAGCGTTGAAATGAGGGTGTTGCTGTAAAAGAAGGGAGACATCCTGCTTCTCCTGACAGCTTGCATCCTGTCAGGAAAGTATAGATGGCATTATCCGGGGGGTTTTGTGATAGCGGGCCGCACGATAAATGCGGCGGCCCGTACTAGATTTGAATCAATGTGTTGCGGTACTTGCTAAGCATTGCGGCTAACCGTTTCACTGGCTCAGTCACGCTACCTGGTGCCGCATATTGCTGGAGTTTTTCCTGGTAGACATCCAGCTCCTGCAACAGCCGTTCAAAATAGACGCGTCGTTTATCATCGCTACGTGTCGAAATAACCTGGTCTGCGGTGGCTCGTAGCTGACGGTGATAAGCCGACAGATCCGCATTGATCGGAACTTCCGCATTGCGTAAGCGCTGATGACCAATAATCAACGTCAGGGCGATACGATATTTATTGATATCACCCGGGAACAGATTGAGCAGCAGGAACAACTGCTGATACAGCGCGGGCAGATGGTTCTCCCGGCGACGTGCCTGATTGGTAGTCATCGCCGACACGGCCGCATACATAAAGCGGTTGAGCAGCTTACGTCCGGTACGTTCTTTTGATTTATCGCGAATCAGCAGAATCACCATCATCGCCACAAAACAACCAATGACCTGACCGAGAACGTTATCGAGAAACACGTTGAACTCGAACTTCATCGGGTTATCGAGCACCAGCACGTTGATGGTACCGATAAGTGCCCCAAGCGTACCGATCTGACGGCGCTGCACGAAAATGCCGCCAATAAAGCCCAGCAGACCAATGGCAATACACAGCAGCAACATGCTTTGC includes these proteins:
- the mdh gene encoding malate dehydrogenase; this translates as MKVAVLGAAGGIGQALALLLKTQLPAGSALSLYDIAPVTPGVAVDLSHIPTAVKVEGFSGEDATPALKGADVVLISAGVARKPGMDRADLFNVNAGIVRNLIEQVASTAPKALIGVITNPVNTTVAIAAEVLKKAGVYDKNRLFGVTTLDIIRGNTFVAALKGKQPGEIDVPVVGGHSGVTILPLLSQVKGVSFSEQEVADLTKRIQNAGTEVVEAKAGGGSATLSMGQAAARFGLSLVRAMQGEANVVECAYVEGDGEYARFFSQPLLLGKNGIIERRPLGPLSAFEQQALTGMLDTLKKDIAQGEAFVK
- the argR gene encoding transcriptional regulator ArgR codes for the protein MRNPSKQDELIKAFKALLKEEKFSSQGEIVQALQEDGFENINQSKVSRMLTKFGAVRTRNAKMEMVYCLPAELGVPTTTSPLKNLVLDIDYNDALVVIHTSPGAAQLIARLLDSLGKAEGILGTIAGDDTIFITPARSFTVKQLHDAILVLFEQEL
- the yhcN gene encoding peroxide/acid stress response protein YhcN, producing MKVKTTIATLSILSALSFGAFAAESINADQAMNLQPVGTISVSGTAGSPMDIHQQLSEKADQQGAKAYRVIEARNDNTYHATAELYK
- a CDS encoding YdgH/BhsA/McbA-like domain containing protein, translated to MKTKLSIAVLSLASILSFGASAANLITNEQADTMNLQPLNQTISVSGRDGDQTNIRQELSAKADAQGASHYRIIENNQNDTYHVTAELYK
- the yhcN gene encoding peroxide/acid stress response protein YhcN — encoded protein: MKIKTTIATASLLSVLAFGASAAQLVTAEQAQNMQPAGTVTISGTAGAPMDYRAELSQKADEQGASAYKVIEARTGDNYHITAELYK
- a CDS encoding barstar family protein — encoded protein: MRIERFDFDEIVDQAHFFRQFSDRFALADLAIIDLDDLWEAVTGDQLPLPLEIEFIHLGKGQKRRYGALILLFDEAEEELEGRLHFNVK